Proteins from a genomic interval of Lolium perenne isolate Kyuss_39 chromosome 1, Kyuss_2.0, whole genome shotgun sequence:
- the LOC127312134 gene encoding RING-H2 finger protein ATL72-like: MGRLDSEAPAASIVAAALGFHDNGSDQGGVAAAAPAGDDSAFDTNVVIILAALFFAVIFAIGLNSLARCVLRYRGRGAAVAADVEAGATARAASRSGRGIKRCALRSLPVEVYGCGEVIDDVCAICLGEFVDGEKVRVLPRCGHGFHVRCVDAWLVFHGSCPTCRQPVIEVAPAKGGGRSQLPAETDMIAVVIV; encoded by the coding sequence ATGGGTCGTCTTGATTCGGAAGCACCTGCGGCGTCCATTGTCGCCGCGGCGCTGGGCTTCCACGACAACGGCAGCGACCAAGGCGGAGTTGCGGCGGCGGCGCCCGCGGGGGACGACTCGGCGTTCGACACAAACGTGGTGATCATCCTGGCCGCGCTCTTCTTCGCGGTGATCTTCGCCATCGGGCTCAACTCGCTGGCGCGGTGCGTGCTCCGGTACAGGGGCCGCGGGGCCGCCGTGGCCGCTGATGTCGAGGCCGGTGCGACGGCGCGTGCGGCAAGCCGCAGCGGTCGCGGCATTAAGAGGTGCGCGCTGAGGAGCCTGCCCGTGGAGGTGTACGGCTGCGGGGAAGTAATCGACGACGTCTGCGCCATCTGCCTCggcgagttcgtcgacggcgagaaggtGCGCGTGCTGCCGCGGTGCGGCCACGGGTTCCACGTCCGGTGTGTCGACGCCTGGCTCGTGTTCCACGGCTCCTGCCCGACGTGCCGGCAGCCCGTGATCGAGGTGGCGCCCGCGAAGGGCGGTGGCCGGAGCCAACTTCCCGCGGAGACCGACATGATCGCCGTGGTCATCGTGTGA
- the LOC127311977 gene encoding RING-H2 finger protein ATL78-like produces the protein MGRPDSEAPAASIVAAVLGFHDHTNAHGGGAAVAPAPAGGHSAFETNVVIILAALFFALLFAIGLNSLARCVLRCRGRGAAAVAADEAAASARAARRAGDGIKMRALRSLPVEVYGCGEVIDDVCAICLGEFVDGEKVRVLPRCGHGFHVRCVDAWLVSHGSCPTCRQPVMEGAPAKDGGLSQRPAETDMIAVVIV, from the coding sequence ATGGGTCGTCCTGATTCCGAAGCCCCGGCGGCGTCCATTGTCGCTGCGGTGCTGGGCTTCCACGACCACACCAACGCCCACGGCGGAGGCGCGGCGGTGGCGCCAGCGCCGGCGGGAGGCCACTCGGCCTTCGAAACCAACGTGGTTATCATCCTCGCGGCGCTCTTCTTCGCGCTGCTATTCGCCATCGGGCTCAACTCCCTGGCGCGGTGCGTGCTCCGGTGTAGAGGACGCGGCGCTGCCGCGGTCGCCGCCGACGAGGCCGCGGCGTCGGCGCGTGCGGcacgccgcgccggcgatggcaTCAAGATGCGCGCGCTGAGGAGCCTGCCGGTGGAGGTGTACGGCTGTGGGGAAGTAATCGACGACGTCTGCGCCATCTGCCTCggcgagttcgtcgacggcgagaaggtGCGCGTGCTGCCGCGGTGCGGCCACGGGTTCCACGTCCGCTGCGTGGACGCCTGGCTTGTGTCCCACGGCTCCTGCCCGACGTGCCGGCAGCCCGTGATGGAAGGGGCGCCCGCAAAGGACGGCGGCCTGAGCCAGCGTCCAGCGGAGACCGACATGATCGCC